One Nitrospirota bacterium genomic window carries:
- a CDS encoding ABC transporter ATP-binding protein, producing MVFRLHEKDVCIRETEPAYVSLKNVSKFFNEVVAVSNLTMEVKKGEFFSLLGPSGCGKTTILRLIAGLESPDRGSIVIGETIVAGEIWQKPEKRGVGIVFQDYALFPHMTIFNNIVFGLQGCSRIELKKRVMELLELIGLSDMVQRYPHELSGGQQQRVALARALAPSPKVMLLDEPFSDLDADLRLELRTETKRILKEKGTTTILVTHDQEEAFSLSDRVGVLNKGRLEQVGTPTEIYHKPKSRFVAGFVGKADFVIGRIEGNLVVSDIGTFRINGDMPEGYRDVDLMVRPDDVDFIIVHEGDVTIIDAQFLGSEIIYKLLLPDGKTIHSIKSSILTFPVSSRVKVKVDPTHIVVFQRRR from the coding sequence ATGGTGTTCAGGTTACATGAAAAGGATGTTTGCATAAGAGAAACTGAACCAGCCTATGTCTCATTAAAAAATGTTTCTAAGTTTTTCAATGAGGTAGTAGCTGTATCTAATTTAACAATGGAAGTGAAAAAGGGAGAGTTTTTTTCCCTTCTTGGCCCTTCAGGCTGTGGCAAAACAACAATTCTCAGACTCATTGCAGGGCTTGAGTCACCTGATAGAGGAAGCATTGTCATAGGAGAGACAATTGTTGCAGGTGAGATATGGCAGAAGCCTGAAAAAAGGGGTGTTGGGATCGTCTTCCAGGACTATGCCCTCTTCCCCCACATGACCATCTTTAATAATATTGTTTTTGGTCTACAGGGATGTAGCCGGATAGAACTTAAGAAAAGAGTAATGGAACTGCTTGAACTTATTGGTCTCTCTGATATGGTGCAGAGATACCCCCATGAACTTTCAGGAGGGCAACAGCAAAGGGTTGCCCTCGCTCGGGCATTGGCACCTTCTCCAAAAGTTATGCTTTTAGATGAACCATTCTCTGATCTCGACGCTGATTTACGGTTAGAACTCCGCACGGAAACAAAGAGGATTTTAAAAGAGAAGGGAACAACGACAATACTTGTTACCCATGACCAGGAAGAGGCGTTTTCACTTTCTGACAGGGTTGGTGTATTAAATAAGGGAAGGCTTGAGCAGGTTGGAACTCCAACAGAGATATATCATAAACCAAAAAGCAGATTTGTAGCAGGATTTGTAGGAAAGGCGGATTTCGTGATTGGAAGAATTGAAGGGAATCTGGTTGTTTCCGATATAGGGACCTTCAGGATTAATGGAGATATGCCAGAGGGGTATAGAGATGTTGATTTAATGGTCAGACCAGATGATGTAGATTTTATTATTGTCCATGAAGGAGATGTCACAATAATTGATGCCCAGTTTTTAGGGTCTGAAATTATCTACAAGTTACTTCTTCCTGATGGAAAGACCATCCATTCCATTAAATCATCAATATTGACATTTCCTGTTAGCAGCAGGGTCAAGGTCAAGGTTGACCCAACACACATTGTAGTTTTCCAAAGGAGGAGGTGA
- a CDS encoding iron ABC transporter permease, producing the protein MSLLTPLASGVAILAATPIIIIFYSAITVDAGLWIQIYETRLQVILLNTIKLLFAVGVLTVLIGITMAMIVTRYDFKGKRIWEWALILPLAVPGYVLAYAYASIMAPGGVVQTLWINLFGDTSTMPSLYSFWGVSFILSLVNYPYVYLLTRASLLNQNISYDEVARTLGVSKWKRLWLINIRMAYPGIIAGMALVLMEVMADFGTVALLRYPTFTEAIYRQMTARFDFLGASALGSILVGLTLLLLILEHHFRGRRVFEQTKGKFKKPIPKGVDVKRTIFFTALILIILGMAFFAPVSLLTKWSIDAIFKAGLDSRFVKFTFNTISVSALGATIAVILAIPIAYLHARYLNPLNKVLYFSSTLGYSLPGPVIAVGLLLVANLFFPQLYGGIVILVSAYVVRFLSITVQSQESSILTVSRSVEDAAKTLGAGTWRTMTRVLLPLIKPGIFTGWMVVFIDCMKELPATMMLRPLAFDTLSVRVWVEAAESLWDMAALPALLIVISGLIPITFIIRKSNGGKDGVQVT; encoded by the coding sequence ATGTCTTTACTTACTCCCTTAGCTTCAGGAGTGGCGATTTTAGCCGCCACTCCTATCATTATTATTTTTTACAGTGCTATCACTGTTGATGCCGGCTTATGGATACAGATTTATGAAACAAGGCTACAGGTTATACTTCTCAATACTATCAAGCTCCTGTTTGCAGTAGGGGTATTAACGGTATTGATTGGTATAACGATGGCAATGATAGTGACACGCTATGACTTCAAAGGCAAAAGGATATGGGAGTGGGCATTGATACTGCCATTGGCAGTGCCAGGATATGTCCTTGCCTATGCCTATGCAAGTATCATGGCTCCAGGTGGTGTTGTCCAGACATTATGGATTAATCTCTTTGGTGATACATCAACGATGCCATCTTTATATAGTTTCTGGGGAGTATCCTTTATCTTAAGTCTTGTTAATTATCCATATGTATATTTATTAACCCGGGCAAGTTTGTTGAATCAGAATATTTCTTATGATGAAGTTGCAAGGACATTGGGCGTATCAAAATGGAAAAGACTCTGGTTAATAAATATCCGTATGGCGTATCCGGGCATTATAGCAGGTATGGCACTTGTTCTGATGGAGGTTATGGCAGATTTCGGCACCGTAGCGCTTTTGAGATACCCAACCTTTACAGAGGCTATTTATCGCCAGATGACCGCCCGCTTTGACTTCCTCGGTGCATCAGCCCTTGGTTCTATACTGGTTGGACTCACCCTTTTACTTCTTATTCTGGAACATCATTTCAGAGGTAGAAGAGTATTTGAGCAGACAAAAGGTAAGTTTAAGAAGCCTATCCCTAAGGGAGTAGATGTTAAAAGGACTATATTCTTTACAGCCCTCATCCTCATCATTCTTGGAATGGCGTTTTTTGCACCTGTCAGTCTTCTTACAAAGTGGAGTATTGACGCCATATTTAAGGCTGGGCTGGACAGCAGATTCGTGAAATTCACATTTAATACTATTTCTGTATCAGCACTTGGAGCTACAATCGCGGTCATATTGGCAATACCTATAGCATATCTACACGCCAGGTATCTGAACCCTTTAAATAAGGTATTATATTTTTCCTCTACATTGGGCTATAGCCTTCCAGGTCCTGTCATTGCTGTGGGTTTATTACTCGTTGCCAATCTGTTTTTCCCGCAGCTTTACGGTGGAATAGTGATTCTGGTATCAGCCTATGTAGTGAGGTTTCTGTCAATAACGGTTCAATCTCAGGAGTCCTCTATACTTACGGTCTCAAGGTCTGTAGAAGATGCAGCAAAAACCCTCGGTGCCGGAACATGGAGGACTATGACAAGGGTTCTCCTACCATTAATAAAACCCGGCATTTTTACAGGGTGGATGGTAGTATTTATTGACTGTATGAAGGAACTTCCAGCCACGATGATGCTGAGACCACTGGCATTTGATACGCTATCAGTAAGGGTTTGGGTAGAGGCGGCAGAATCCCTCTGGGATATGGCTGCTCTTCCTGCATTATTAATAGTAATCTCTGGTCTTATCCCGATAACATTTATAATCAGAAAAAGCAATGGAGGTAAAGATGGTGTTCAGGTTACATGA
- a CDS encoding extracellular solute-binding protein, with protein sequence MVERLKVIKISVFLLSILMFQYGIVGVATAEELIVYSGRGERLIRPVLDEFTRKTGVEVKLHSAGTVELFNKLIAEGDRSLADVFLTVDAGILERARIAGLLQPIKSNVITKNIPTAMRAPDNSWVGLSLRLRVIAYNPLRVKPDEIKTYESLMKPKFKGRLGIRTGSNVYVQSHTAMMIAEKGETTTEKFLKAIVENAGDKIYPSDSRAVEAVAKGEVDVAVVNHYYVYGHLRKNPDDSKTLSFLMPPKTAYNVSGVGILKTSKKKEIAQKFIELMASNEGQVMFAEENREYPVNPKIPAHPDMKKRDTFTLSPVSLSMMGRYMVTAIDLIDKVGYR encoded by the coding sequence ATGGTTGAAAGATTAAAAGTGATTAAAATATCTGTGTTCTTGTTGAGCATACTGATGTTCCAGTATGGTATAGTTGGTGTAGCAACAGCAGAAGAATTAATAGTCTATTCGGGCAGGGGAGAGAGGCTTATTAGACCTGTGCTTGATGAATTTACCAGAAAGACAGGGGTGGAGGTAAAACTACATTCTGCAGGAACAGTTGAACTTTTCAACAAACTGATCGCTGAAGGAGACAGATCGCTTGCTGATGTCTTTCTAACAGTGGACGCAGGTATCCTTGAAAGGGCAAGGATAGCAGGTCTGCTTCAGCCTATAAAATCAAATGTCATCACAAAAAATATTCCCACAGCCATGAGGGCACCTGATAATAGTTGGGTAGGTTTATCTCTTAGATTAAGGGTTATTGCATATAATCCCCTGAGGGTAAAGCCTGACGAGATTAAGACCTATGAAAGCCTGATGAAGCCAAAGTTTAAAGGGAGACTCGGGATAAGGACAGGTTCTAATGTGTATGTTCAATCACATACAGCCATGATGATTGCAGAAAAAGGAGAGACAACAACAGAGAAGTTTTTAAAGGCAATAGTGGAAAATGCAGGGGATAAGATTTATCCCTCTGATAGTAGGGCAGTAGAGGCTGTGGCAAAAGGTGAAGTGGATGTGGCAGTTGTCAATCATTATTATGTCTATGGTCACCTGAGGAAAAACCCTGATGATAGTAAGACACTGTCATTTTTAATGCCTCCAAAAACTGCCTATAATGTCTCTGGCGTAGGCATACTGAAGACAAGTAAGAAAAAAGAAATTGCACAGAAGTTTATTGAACTCATGGCATCCAATGAGGGACAGGTAATGTTTGCTGAAGAAAACAGGGAATATCCAGTAAATCCTAAAATCCCTGCACATCCGGACATGAAGAAAAGGGATACCTTTACTTTATCACCTGTTTCCCTCTCGATGATGGGACGATATATGGTGACAGCTATAGACCTTATTGACAAAGTTGGGTATCGGTAA
- a CDS encoding SLC13 family permease, whose protein sequence is MEEVAREKTLEEKMAAVEEAEEEEKKFTRRQTIGLIIAFAILLGLHFGPTVSGLKPQAQSVLGVFLWFITCMVTDALPKAVVGLASPLLLVIFAKVKIPEAFNAFNKDIFLLGAGAFIYAGIMMGTPLGRRIALTITTAMRSNRVTRVLLGLSASDLAIGGVLPTVSETALFLPIAKGVGTLMRGMNHLPEVKRINTALLLLITGLMPLFTGPLILTSHFPNIMLVGNLKDMEGIYISWIQWFWLNLPLWGLLPILFIYVVWWFKLRGLDIPGAEVEIPKMKKELGRISWSEIWALICFGIGITLWVTEEIHKIKSGMVALTVVALMFMPWGRIKFKQINPHIMWDILMLLGGAISLGTVLYKSGAVAWLANIIVDPVKGIGLPVLLLLFILVFAMHIARAGIVSAVAMGAAFIPLTVGIAKTLGYSILPFTLVVINCLSYAFFLPISITAFLIAWGASEASGWEVIKFGGLLSIIANIYVIVVQTGWLA, encoded by the coding sequence ATGGAAGAAGTTGCCAGAGAAAAGACTTTAGAAGAAAAAATGGCAGCAGTAGAGGAAGCAGAAGAGGAAGAAAAGAAATTCACGCGTAGACAGACAATCGGACTGATCATTGCCTTTGCGATCCTCCTCGGACTGCATTTTGGGCCAACAGTTTCAGGATTAAAACCCCAAGCCCAATCAGTTTTAGGTGTCTTTCTGTGGTTCATCACATGTATGGTTACGGATGCACTTCCAAAGGCTGTTGTGGGGCTTGCATCGCCACTTCTACTTGTAATATTCGCTAAGGTCAAGATACCAGAAGCCTTTAATGCATTTAACAAGGATATCTTCCTCTTAGGTGCCGGGGCATTTATCTACGCAGGAATTATGATGGGCACACCCCTTGGCAGAAGGATTGCACTCACAATAACTACTGCGATGAGGTCAAACCGTGTGACGAGAGTCCTCCTTGGGCTTTCAGCCTCAGACTTAGCCATTGGAGGAGTACTCCCAACTGTTAGCGAAACCGCTCTGTTTCTTCCGATAGCGAAAGGTGTTGGAACCTTAATGAGAGGAATGAACCATCTACCAGAAGTCAAAAGAATAAACACTGCGCTACTGCTCTTGATAACGGGATTGATGCCACTTTTTACAGGCCCGCTGATCCTGACCAGTCACTTCCCTAACATAATGCTCGTTGGAAACCTTAAAGACATGGAAGGTATCTATATTTCATGGATTCAATGGTTCTGGTTAAATTTACCTCTCTGGGGTCTCCTGCCAATATTATTTATCTATGTAGTCTGGTGGTTCAAGTTAAGGGGGCTCGACATACCAGGGGCTGAGGTAGAAATCCCCAAGATGAAAAAGGAGTTAGGGAGGATTTCTTGGTCTGAGATATGGGCGTTAATATGTTTTGGTATTGGTATAACTCTATGGGTAACCGAAGAGATTCACAAGATAAAATCAGGTATGGTTGCTTTGACAGTTGTGGCATTGATGTTTATGCCATGGGGCAGGATTAAGTTTAAACAGATAAATCCACACATCATGTGGGATATCCTGATGCTTCTTGGAGGAGCGATTTCACTCGGCACAGTATTATATAAATCTGGCGCTGTTGCATGGCTTGCGAATATTATTGTTGACCCTGTCAAAGGTATAGGACTGCCTGTCTTACTATTGCTATTTATCCTTGTATTTGCTATGCATATAGCAAGGGCTGGGATTGTTAGCGCTGTGGCAATGGGGGCTGCATTTATCCCATTAACAGTCGGTATAGCCAAAACACTCGGTTATAGCATATTGCCCTTCACGCTGGTCGTGATAAACTGCTTGAGTTACGCATTCTTCCTGCCTATTTCCATTACGGCATTTCTCATTGCCTGGGGTGCATCAGAGGCATCTGGTTGGGAGGTAATCAAATTCGGAGGTCTACTTTCGATTATCGCCAATATCTATGTGATAGTTGTGCAGACCGGCTGGCTTGC
- a CDS encoding transcriptional repressor — protein MGIKEARDIFSGYLEKKGLRHTLQRGEILDAFISANKHITVDDLYNTLKKRNPDIGYATVHRNLKLMCECGLADEIKVGTKKTRYEQKYGYKHHDHLICLKCGRFIEINDVKIERLQDRLAEANEFTPLRHKLEIYGLCKECK, from the coding sequence ATGGGTATAAAAGAAGCAAGAGATATTTTTTCAGGTTATTTAGAAAAGAAAGGCTTACGGCATACCTTGCAAAGGGGTGAAATTCTCGATGCATTTATTTCAGCGAACAAACATATCACCGTCGATGATCTGTATAATACCCTGAAAAAGAGGAATCCAGATATAGGTTATGCAACGGTACATCGCAATCTGAAATTGATGTGTGAGTGTGGCTTAGCAGATGAAATAAAGGTCGGTACGAAAAAAACGAGATACGAACAAAAATATGGATACAAGCACCATGATCATCTTATCTGTCTCAAATGCGGGAGATTTATAGAGATCAACGATGTTAAGATCGAAAGACTCCAGGACAGACTTGCAGAAGCAAACGAATTTACCCCCTTGAGACATAAGTTAGAAATATACGGTCTGTGTAAAGAGTGTAAATAA
- a CDS encoding FAD-binding protein — protein sequence MDAINTYIRKDKGETPESLVRWGRAQVGGGPIREDLALSNAEMLNETVEMLEEWGLPIVKDEEGYYKLRGRWDISIQGEQLKVIMAEKAMEVGAQVFNRVAATNLLMDGDRCVGAMGFGVRDGKFYVFRAKATIVSTGGACGIYKSPVTDYSGAHHQTWMCPFNVGTGYAMGIRAGAEMSSLEQRWVATRTKDFSGPVDTISVAFGCLITNAKGERVMQVRYADVGGDKAARFYRLNAPMIEWLEGRAPTYVDTTVLSPEEAKDLRQDLLNERPSFVLFLASRGHDITKEPVEIYGSDPYIVGGHTGSGYWVDIKRMTTIPGLFAAGETASGNPNKFVGGCGTEGRLASRGALEYLASVSLPPLDTKQVEKEKERVFAPFLRGPEFDGTTPIEMEERMQRLMDEYAGGIHQFYRMNEERLDHALKNLKILQDQTRYLYSKDLHELMNAHEVIDRLDVAEVLVHHLKYRKETRWPGWQTRMDYPDKDSKLDCFVESRRDPQTGEIKMFTHPYEQIVPGDRTKP from the coding sequence ATGGATGCGATTAACACCTACATCCGCAAAGACAAGGGGGAGACGCCGGAGAGTCTTGTGAGGTGGGGTCGGGCCCAGGTAGGAGGAGGACCAATTCGTGAGGATCTGGCTTTGAGTAATGCGGAGATGTTAAACGAGACAGTAGAGATGCTTGAGGAGTGGGGACTGCCTATCGTCAAGGACGAAGAGGGATATTACAAGCTCCGTGGCCGCTGGGACATCTCGATTCAGGGTGAACAGCTCAAGGTCATAATGGCAGAAAAGGCAATGGAGGTTGGTGCCCAGGTCTTTAACCGGGTAGCAGCCACAAATTTATTAATGGATGGCGACAGATGCGTTGGTGCAATGGGTTTTGGGGTCAGGGATGGAAAGTTCTATGTATTCCGTGCCAAGGCTACCATTGTTTCTACAGGTGGGGCATGCGGTATCTACAAATCACCAGTGACCGACTACTCTGGTGCACATCATCAGACATGGATGTGTCCTTTTAATGTCGGGACAGGATATGCCATGGGGATCCGTGCAGGTGCAGAGATGTCATCTCTTGAGCAGAGATGGGTTGCCACCCGTACAAAAGATTTCTCAGGACCTGTAGATACAATCTCCGTAGCCTTTGGATGTTTGATTACAAATGCTAAGGGTGAGCGTGTAATGCAGGTGCGGTATGCCGATGTCGGTGGCGATAAGGCAGCTCGTTTCTACCGACTCAACGCTCCGATGATTGAGTGGCTCGAGGGAAGGGCACCCACTTATGTGGATACCACAGTGTTGAGCCCAGAAGAGGCAAAGGATTTAAGACAGGATCTGTTAAACGAACGTCCATCATTTGTTCTATTTTTAGCAAGCAGGGGACATGACATTACTAAAGAACCTGTTGAGATTTATGGCAGTGACCCATACATCGTTGGTGGTCATACTGGAAGTGGATACTGGGTAGATATCAAGAGGATGACGACTATTCCTGGTCTTTTTGCAGCAGGAGAGACAGCATCAGGAAACCCCAATAAGTTCGTTGGTGGATGTGGGACTGAAGGAAGACTGGCATCCAGAGGTGCCCTTGAATACCTTGCATCGGTTTCCTTACCCCCACTTGATACTAAACAGGTAGAGAAGGAAAAGGAACGGGTCTTTGCTCCTTTTCTTAGGGGACCTGAATTTGATGGGACTACACCGATAGAGATGGAGGAACGGATGCAGAGGCTCATGGATGAGTATGCAGGTGGGATTCACCAGTTTTACAGGATGAATGAGGAGAGACTGGATCATGCCCTTAAGAACCTGAAGATACTCCAGGATCAGACCAGATATCTTTACTCAAAGGACCTTCATGAACTGATGAATGCCCATGAGGTTATTGACCGTCTGGATGTGGCTGAGGTTCTCGTGCATCATCTTAAATACAGGAAAGAGACACGCTGGCCAGGATGGCAGACACGTATGGATTATCCTGATAAAGATTCCAAACTGGACTGTTTTGTAGAGAGCAGGCGAGACCCACAGACAGGGGAGATCAAGATGTTTACCCATCCCTACGAGCAAATCGTTCCAGGGGATCGAACCAAGCCATAA
- a CDS encoding Crp/Fnr family transcriptional regulator — protein MEIQWHLSEKDFFWGLPSEKGEFISLSIQRYVKRNEFIFFEEDHGDSAFYLEKGEVKIFRISPSGKESTVFIRHTGEMFGLAEVIGGKERAANAQAITCCCLYEIKKDNFESLLSRHYPLARRVMEVLGRRLRYLGEQIENLMVCDVTTRLLKLLVYLSYHKLLDPDTWNEPITVPVRLTQEQIAAMTGSCQQTVSEILKRLEEDGLIQVSKKEITILKPAKILNRI, from the coding sequence ATGGAAATACAGTGGCACCTGAGTGAGAAAGACTTCTTCTGGGGACTTCCTTCTGAAAAGGGAGAATTTATCTCGCTGTCTATACAACGTTATGTAAAGAGGAATGAATTCATCTTCTTTGAAGAAGACCATGGAGATTCCGCATTCTATTTAGAAAAGGGTGAGGTCAAGATTTTCCGGATTAGTCCCTCAGGGAAGGAATCAACTGTCTTCATTCGTCACACCGGAGAAATGTTTGGATTGGCTGAAGTAATAGGTGGAAAAGAAAGGGCAGCCAACGCCCAGGCGATTACATGTTGTTGTTTGTATGAGATAAAAAAAGATAATTTTGAGTCTCTCCTTTCCCGCCACTATCCTCTTGCCAGAAGGGTCATGGAAGTCCTTGGCAGACGTCTCAGGTATCTCGGTGAACAGATTGAAAATCTGATGGTCTGTGATGTAACTACTCGATTGTTAAAGCTCTTAGTCTACCTTAGTTACCATAAGTTACTTGATCCTGATACATGGAATGAACCAATCACAGTTCCAGTAAGGCTTACACAGGAACAGATTGCAGCCATGACAGGTTCCTGTCAGCAAACGGTCAGCGAAATTCTTAAGCGACTGGAAGAGGATGGGCTTATCCAAGTATCAAAGAAAGAGATTACTATCCTTAAGCCTGCCAAGATTCTGAACCGTATTTAA
- a CDS encoding 4Fe-4S binding protein: MPPRVDREKCDGCKAEKEPLCEQICPGDLMHLGEDKIAFCRMPRDCWDCMSCVKSCPKGALETRIPYQLGYHVARLIPMMGTNTITWTCIDLNGNVERFHYINRGMLD, translated from the coding sequence ATGCCCCCAAGGGTTGACCGAGAAAAATGTGATGGTTGTAAGGCTGAAAAAGAGCCTCTTTGTGAACAGATATGCCCCGGAGACCTTATGCACCTGGGCGAAGACAAAATAGCCTTTTGCAGGATGCCACGGGATTGCTGGGACTGCATGTCCTGTGTTAAGTCATGTCCTAAAGGTGCACTTGAGACCAGAATCCCATATCAGTTGGGTTACCATGTAGCCAGGCTTATCCCGATGATGGGGACAAATACCATTACATGGACATGCATAGACCTTAACGGAAATGTAGAACGGTTTCACTACATAAATAGAGGCATGTTAGATTAA